TCGACGGGGTCGAACATCGACTGCGGGCCCTTGAAGTAGTCGTCGCGCACCTTGGTCATGAACTCGGGCTGGGTCTCTGTCTCACCGAAATGCACGTTGACGAGGCAGTCGATGACTGGCCGGGCGGCAGCTGTCATTACTGCACCGTCCTTGCGCTGCTGGCGGTTTCGGCGTGGCAGGTGGCCCACCGGTAGTCGGCCTTGCCGTTGCCGAGCCGACGTACCCGGTCTACCACGATGAAAGCCTTCGGCACCTTGAAGCCCGCCAACTCCGTCGCGCAGTGCGCCCGTAGCGCGTCGAGGTCGGGTTCGCCGCCGTCGCGCGGTTCGACCAACGCGACCACTTCCTGTCCCCACCGCTCGCTGGCGCGGCCCACCACCAGGGCATCGGCGACGGCGGGGTGCGCCCGCAGCACCTCTTCCACCTCTTCGACGAACACCTTCTCGCCGCCGGTGTTGACCACCAGCGAATCCCGGCCGAACAGGCGGAGCGTCCCGTCGGCCTCCAATGAGGCCCGGTCGCCCGAGATCACCACCCGCTGGCCACCGACGACCGGGAACGTCTTGGCGGTCGCGGCCTCATCGGCGAAGTAGCCCAATGGAATACGGCCGGTGCGGGCCACCCAGCCGATCTGCGGTTCGCCCGGTTCGAGGAACCGGCTGTAGTCCTCGGCCAGCACCAGTCCGCCGGTCCGGATCGTGAAGGTGTCGGTTTGAGAACCGTGCCGGCTGTGCCCGAAACCCATGTTGCCTGTCTCCGACGAACCGTAGCCGTTGATCACCGTGATATGCGGCAGGTAGTTCAGCAGCGCCTGCTGGTGACGGACGTTGGTGGCCGCTCCGCCGGTGCCGATCGCGAACAAGGCGGACAGGTCATAGCTGCGCCGCCCGAGTTGGTCGACCAGGGGACCCGCATACGCGTCGCCCACCATTGTCATCAGGCCGACCTTCTCACGTTCGGCGATCTCGAGCACGGCCGCCGGGTCGAACTTGCGCTGCGTGTCGTACAGGACGGCCGTCTGCCCGGACAGGATCGCCGAGAAAGCGGTCCACATGCCGGCGGCGTGCATCAGCGGGGACACCGCGAACCATGGCGCTCCGGCGCGTTGCGCCCGCTGGTGAATCTCACCCACTTCCTCATGGTCGTCACCGTTCATCGATGCGACGTACATGTCGGCCTGCCGCCACAGCACGCCCTTGGGCCGGCCGGTGGTGCCACCGGTGCAGATCATCAGCAGATCGTCCGGGGACGGCGTATCGGGATGATCGGAATCACCCTGTGCCAGAGCCTCTTCGAGGCTGACGGCGCCGTCGAGTTGGGGAGCGTCGCTGCGGTCGTCAATGGAGATGAGCAGTTCGACGTCTGCTCCGGCGATCTTGGCGCCCAGGGAGCGGTGGTAGATGACGCCGCGCGGCCTGACGTAAGCCAGCAGCTCGGCCACTTCGCGCGGCGTGTAGTAGTGGTTGACGTTGACGGGCACCACCCGCGCTTTGAGGCAGGCAATGACCATGTCGGGGTACAGGTCGTTGTGCATGACGAGCGCCACCCGGTCCTGGCCACATTCCCAGTTGCCCAGCGCGTCGCGCTCGGTGTGCGCGCCGAATCCCCGACCGGCCAGATAGTTGGCGAGTCGACGGGTCCGGTCTGCCGATTCGGCGAATGTGCTTCGCCGAGTGCCACAGACAGTCATCACCCGATCGGGCACAGCGTCGGCAACCGCGTCCAGTACCGCTCCGATGGTCCACTCGCTCATCGGGGTTGTTACACCGACGCGCGCCGCGAGTGGGAATCCGGCGACGCCGGTTCGGCGTGTCCCGTCGCAGTATTGACAGTCGCGCCCGGTCCGGCCCCGCCCAGCAGGTCAAGGGCGTTGTCGCGCATGACTTTCCGGGTGTCTTCGGCGCTGAACTCGGGGAACTGCGGAATGTCGGCGGTGAACGCCATGGGATCGGCCAGGCCCTCGCCGTGCGGCCAGTCCGAGCCGAACAGGATCTTCTCCACGCCGATCGTCTCGGCGAGCAACTTCACGTCGTCCTCGTAGTACGGCGCGATCCAGACGTTGTTCTTCAGCTGCTCCACCGGGTCCGCTTTGAAATGGTAGGGCGCGGTGTTGGCCGCCTTCTTCAGCCGCTTGATCAAGCGGTAGACGAAGTAGGAACCGTTCTCGATGCTGGCGACCTTCAGTGTCGGGTGCCGCGTGAAGACCTGGTGCACGATCATCGACGCCATGGTGTCGTGAATCGCCCGGTCATCCAGCAGCACCTGGTCGAGCGGGTCCTTCTTGCCGAACCCCTCGAAGGTGGCCTTGCCGCCCCACAGCGCGTTGATCGCCAGGTAGCCACTGTCGCTCAGATGGAAACCGACCGGAACACCGGCTTCGGCCAGCCGGGCCCAGACCGGGTCGTGCACCGGATCACCCAGCGACCGCGGCTTCACCCGGCCCGGAACGGGGGCCGGCCGCACCAGCACCATTCGGGCTCCCCGTCCGAGTACGAACTCGACCTCCTGCACCGCCTGCTGCGGATCGGCCAGCGAGATGATCGGTGCGGAGATGATGCGGTGATCGGGCCGATCGAATCCCCAGTCCTCATCGAGCCATTGATTGAACGCGTGCACCGAGGCCACGGTGGCCTCGATGTCGTCTTTGAGGGCTTCCTCGACGCCACACGCGAAGGTCGGCAGCATGAAAACCGTCTCGAGATTCTGGGTGTCCATCACCCGCACCCGGGCATCGCGATTCTGGTATTCGGGATGGTTTTCCAACCGGTCGACCTTCATCAGCGAGGCCGGGTCGACGCCGTCGGGAATCTCGCCGCGAAAGAGCAGATCCAGACAACCCGGCTCGATGATCGGGTCGAAGGTCGGGTTCGGGATGAACTGATTGATCCGCTCCCCGATCACCGCCCAGGTGCGCTTGCCGTCGCGCAGCATCTGCACCCCCCGCCGCTTGAATTCCTTGGGCAGATGACGGGTGAACGAGTCGATCGGTTCGTAGTAGTGATTGTCGACGTCGATCGCCCGGTAGCCCAGCGTTGCCATCGTGGACGTCCTCCCAATCCCTGTTCGTGCTGCTGCGCGGCCCGCCGAGGGACGGGCGCACAGTACATACTGTATACCTATCGGTACTGCTTTCTGCAATGTTCCCCGAGGTCGCCGCGAGGCCCCAAATCGCGGCCCAAACCGCCTGCTCATGAGCACTTTCGGCGGCTGGCCCGACAGGATCCACCCAGCGCAACCCGCATACGTTCGTACTGTGGTAATTACAGTAGGGGACTTGGGTGACCGCTCGACGAAAGCAGGCCGGCAGATGATCAAAGTGATGGAGGGCATTCGGGTCCTCGAGGTTGCGCAGTTCACCTTCGTCCCCGCGGCGGGAGCCATCCTCGCCGACTGGGGAGCTGACGTCATCAAGGTCGAGCACCCCGCGCGGGGGGACACCCAGCGCGGGTTTCTCAACATGGGTGGCATTCAGATCAATCCGGATCGCCATCCCCTGATGGAGCATCCCAACCGGGGCAAACGGAGCGTCGGTGTCGACGTGTCCACGCCCGGCGGTCAGGACGTGCTTTACGAACTGGCCAAGGTTTCCGACGTCTTCCTCACCAATTACCTGCCGGCGCAGCGGCAGAAGAACAAGTTCGACGTCGAACACATCCGTGCGGCCAATCCCGACATCGTCTATGCGCGCGGGTCGGCGTACGGCGACAAGGGCCCTGAGCGGCACACCGGCGGATACGACGGAACCGCGTTCTGGACCCGCAGCGGCGTCGGCTACGCGCTGACTCCCGCGGAACTCGGCGGCGCACTGGGACAAGGCATTCCCGCGTTCGGCGACTCTATCGGCGGCATGTTCATCGCCGGTGGCATCTCGGCCGCTCTGCTGCACCGCGAACGCACCGGTGAAGCCGTCGAACTCGACGTGTCGCTGCTGAGCACCGCCTGGTGGGCGGCGGGCGCGAGCGTCACCCAGGGCATGGAGACCGGCGAGGTAATGCGCACACCCATGCCAGGTTCGCTGGCGCCGTCGGTGAACCCGTTCATGGGCAACTACCTGACCTCCGACGGCGGCACCATCAATCTCTGCATCATCAGCCCGACCGGGTTGATCCGGGACACCTTCGAGCACCTGGGGATTCCGGATGCCGCCGACGATCCCCGCTTCTCCGATGTGCTACCCCTGATTCAGAACGCCGACGCGGCCGCCAAGCTCATCGCTGATGCGTTCGCCGGCAAGTCATTTGACTACTGGCGACAGCACCTGAAGACCATGAAGGGTCAGTGGGCGCCGTTCCAGAGTCTGCTGGACCTGGCCGAGGACGAGCAGGCGGTCGCCAACGACATGATCTCCGAAGTCGAAGTGGCCAGCGGCGGAGCGCCTTTCAAGGTGGTGCGCGGGCCGGTCCAGTTCAACCACGAACCGTTGCAGACGACGCGGGCGCCCCAGGCCTCCGAGCACACCGAGATCGTTCTGATGGAAATCGGCATGGACTGGGACCGTATCGCCGAGCTGAAGGATGCGGGCGCCATCGCCTGACGCCGCCTGACGCAGGGCTATGCGGTGGCGGCGGCCTTGCGCTCGGCGATCTTTGCGCGCACCGCATCCATGTCCAGGCCCTTGACCTTGCCGACCAAGTCTTCCAAGACCGCGGGGGGCATCGCTCCGGCCTGGCTGTAGACGAGGATGCCGTCCCGGAACGCCATGATGGTGGGCACCGAGCGGATACCGATCGTCGCGGCGAGTTCCCGCTCGGTGTCGGTGTCAACCTTGGCGTGCACGACGTCGGAGTGCTGCTGCGCGGACCGCTCGAAAACCGGCGCGAAGCCTCGACACGGACCGCACCACGGGGCCCAGAAGTCAACCAGCACAATCGGGTTAGCCAGGATTGTTGCTTCGAAATCGTCGGCGGTGAGGGATTTGACGGTCATTGTTGCTCCTTCGGACTGTAGGTACTTATGCGGCAGTTGCCGCTCCTACTTATGTCAACCCTTATACCCCTATGGGTATTCCCGCATTCGACGCTAGACGCCCACTCCCACCGGATCCCGGCGCTCGACGGGTTTCGCCACGTCGGTCTCTTCACCCAGTAGCAGGGAGCGCACCAGCCGGCGCGGTCCGAAGGGCCGCAGCATGGAGCTGGCCGGGCGGGGCCGCACCTTGAGCGGCCACCAGAACCACCTGCCGAGCAACGCGGCGATCGAGGGTGTCATCAGGGAACGCACGATGAGCGTGTCGAACAGCAGGCCGAGCCCGATCGTGCTGCCGGCCTGGCCGATCGAGCTCAAGTCGCTGGCCGCCATGGACATCATCGTGAACGCGAACACCAGACCCGCGGCGGTGACGACACCGCCGGTTTCCCCCATCGAGCGGATGATCCCGGTCCGCAGCCCCGCACCGATCTCCTCCTGGAATCTCGACACGAGCAGCAGGTTGTAGTCGGACCCGACGGCCAACAGGATGATCAGGCCGAACACCGGCGCGATCCAGTTGAGCTCCAGCCCGAGGATGTGCTGCCACACCAGCACCGACAGGCCGAAGGCCGCGCCCAGCGACAACAACACCGTGCCGACGATCACCAGCGAGGCGACCAGCGCCCGGGTGATGACCAGCATCACCACGAATATCAGTGTCAGCGCTGCGATTCCGACGATCAAGAGGTCAAACTGCGAGCCCGTTTGAATATCGTTGTAGACCGCGGCGGTGCCGGCGAGATAGAACTTGGCGTTGGCCAGTGGCGTGCCCTTCACGGCTTCGTGCGCCGCATTGAGTTCCGGCTTCACTGCCGCAATACCTTTGGGCGTCGCCGGATCAGTGTCATGGGTGATGATGAACCGCGCCGCCTTGCCGTCCGGCGACAGGAACAGCTTCAGGCCCCGCTGAAAGTCCGGGTTGTCGAACGCCTCCGGTGGTAGGTAGAAGTAGTCGTCGGCTTTGGAAGAGTCGAACGCCTGACCCATGGCACTCGCGGTGTCGGTCATCCGCGACATCTGCGTGACCAGACCGGAGAAGCTGCTGTGCAGAGTCAACAACGTTCCTTGCATCGACTGTGCCACCGCGATTATCGGGGGGAATTCCGCCAGCATCCGGGGCAGCAGAGCGTCGATATTGGTCATGTCGCCGATCAGCGTGGTCATGTCCGCACTGAACTTGTCCACCCCGTCAATCGCCTCGAAGACCGACTTCGCCGCCCAGCAGGCGGGAATGTTGAAACAGTGCTCCTCCCAGTACAAGTAGCTCCGGAATGGCCGGGCGAAGTCGTCGAAGTCAGCCAGGTGGTCACGCATCTCGTCCAGGGTGGCTTTCATCGCACCCATGTCGCCGACCATGTGGTGAGTCGTGCCGCTCATCTGTTTCATCAGGCCCTGCATGCGTTGCATCGAGCCGATCATGACGCCGAGATCGTCACTCATGGTGAGCATGTCGGCCATGCGGTCCTTCATGAACTGCAGGTTCTGCTGGATCGGCAGCGATTGCATGCTGACCTGGAACGGGATCGAACTGTGCTCGATGGGGCCGCCCAATGGCCTGGTGATGCTCTGCACGCGGGCGATTCCGGGCGTCCGGAAGATGTCCTTGGCGATCCGGTCCAGGATGATCATGTCGCTCGAGTTCCGCATGTCATGGTCGCCCTCGATCATGAGGATGTCGGGATTGAGCCGGGCAGCGCTGAAATGCTTTTCCGCGGCGTTGTATCCGACGTTCGACGGCAGATTCGACGGGATGTAGTAGCGGTCGTTGTAGCTGATCGACATGGTCGGCACGATGAGCAGCCCGACCAGTGCGATGAGCAGTGACGCAACGAAAATCGGTCCCGGCCAACGAACCGTCGCGGTCCCCATCCGCCGCCATCCGCGGGTCTTGATCATCCGCTTGGGATCGAGCAGGCCGAATCGGGTTGCCACGGCCACGATCGCCGGCGCCGCGGTCAGCGCCCCGGCGATCACGATGAGCAGGCCCAGCGCCGACGGGATGCCGAGTGCCTTGAAGTACGACAGGCGCGCGAAGTGCAGACAGAAGGACGCACCGGCGATGGTCAGCCCGGATCCGAGGATCACGTGGTAGGTACCGCGAAACATGCTGTAGTAGGCCGATTCCCGGTCCTCGCCGTTCTGACGCGCCTCTTGATAACGTCCGATCAAGAAGATCGCATAGTCCGTGCCCGCCGCGATGGCCAGCGATGAGAGCATGGCCACCACGAACGTCGAAAAGCCCAACAGGTCATAGCGGCCGAGAAGCGCGATCACTCCCCTGGCCGTGCCCATCTCGAAGCCAACCATGACCAGGACCAGCAGCACCGTGGCGACGGAGCGGTAGACCACGAAGAGCATGATCATGATGACCACACCGGTCACGCCCATCATCTTGAACATGCTCTTGTCGGCGGCCTCGTTCATGTCCGTCGTCAGCGCGGCCGGGCCGGTCACGTAAGTCTTGAGCCCGGGCGGCGGTTTCGACTCATCGACGATCTTGCGGACCGCGTCGACGGACTGGTTTCCCAGCGTGCTGCCCTGGTTGCCGGCCACGTTGAGCTGAACATAGGCCGCCTTGCCGTCCCCACTCTGGGAACCCGCGGCGGTGATCCGGTCGCCCCACAGATTTTGCACGTGCTGCACGTGTTTGGTGTCCGCGGCCAGCTTCTTGATCAGTCCGTCGTAGTAGGCGTGTGCCTGGTCACCGAGGTCCTTGTCGCTTTCCAGGACGATCATGACGATGCTGTCCGAGTCGGACTCGTGGAACGTCGCGCCGATGCGTTTCGCGGCGATCATCGCGGGCGCATCCTGCGGCGACATCGTCACCGCATGGGTGCGGGCGACCGATTCGATCGGCGGGACAAGGAGATTCAGCGCAAGCGTCAACAGCAGCCACACCAGGATGATCGGAATGGCGAACGCCCTGACGAAGCGCATGAAGCGTGGACGACTGTCCGTGTCGGTACTCATGCGGCTTTCACCAGACAGAAGGTTTGGGCGTGATGCCCGGTGGATGACTGCTCATCCCGGACATCGCCGTTGACGGTGATTCGGCAGCCGATACGGTCGCCATCTCCCTGCGCCACGACGTTGGCGATGACGGCCGGGTTGGTCGTCGAAATCGTGTATGTCCAGGGCAGACCGTTGAACTTCGCTTCCTCGGGAACCGCATCCTTATTCAGGTAGCTCAGGCTCCCCCTGGTGTCACTCGGCCCAAAAACCTCGTAGGTCACGGTCTTTGGATTAAAGGGCACGATGGTTTCGGCGGCACTTCCGGTCGTCGAGAACAGCTTGTCCGAGCCGAAGACGCCACGCAGTCGCTGGACGGCGATGCCACCCAAGGCGACAGCGACAACGACGACAAGCGGTATCCAGGCTCGCTTGATGAAGGTGAGCATGACGGTTCCCCTGGTCTTTCTGCCTTGCCTGCTGTGAGTCTCGCGCCGGTACCGAAGCGCCGGAAGGGTCGTTCGACCCTCGTTACGACGGACTTCGGTCGTACACTCGCTAAATATACCCTACCGGGTATGGCATAAGCCAATAGGTGGCGCTGCCCGCCGCAGGCTGGCGGTGCGTCGCAGAGAGGCCGCACGCGGCAGACGGCCGCGCGGACGGCTACAAAAAGGCGGGAAGCTCTAAATGTCGGTGAGCGAAGGGAAATGCGGTGGCCGCTTCTGCAAGAAGCTAACGATGCCTTCCACGACATCGGGCCGCGGAAGCGCCTCCCACATCAGCGCTTCGGCGTCCGCCGTCGCGGTGACGACGTCGCGTGTGGCGTCGCCGTAAGCTTGCCGCTTGATCACCGCCATCGCTGTCGGAGAACAGTATTGGGCGATGTCCTCGGCGTATTCCAGCACCCGCGCCATCAGGTGTTCGGGCGGTACGACTTCCTTGACCAGACCCAGACGAAGCGCCTCGTCGGCCAAAAATGTGCGGCCACTCAGCAAGAGATCGAGCGCGACACCCCAGCCCACCAGTCGCGGCAGGATCCAGGAGATGCCGAACTCGGCGATCAGGCCGCGGCGCGCGAACACCGCGCCGAATTTCGCACCATCCGCGGCGAATCGGACATCGCACATCAGCGCCTGCGTCAGTCCGATTCCGACACAAGGTCCGTTGACGGCCGCGATGACCGGCTTGCGCAGTTCGGTCACGAAGTGCGGCGGCCGCTCGCCCACCAGGTCCGCGACGGACTTGCCGCCGGCGC
This genomic stretch from Mycobacterium paragordonae harbors:
- a CDS encoding acyl-CoA synthetase, with protein sequence MSEWTIGAVLDAVADAVPDRVMTVCGTRRSTFAESADRTRRLANYLAGRGFGAHTERDALGNWECGQDRVALVMHNDLYPDMVIACLKARVVPVNVNHYYTPREVAELLAYVRPRGVIYHRSLGAKIAGADVELLISIDDRSDAPQLDGAVSLEEALAQGDSDHPDTPSPDDLLMICTGGTTGRPKGVLWRQADMYVASMNGDDHEEVGEIHQRAQRAGAPWFAVSPLMHAAGMWTAFSAILSGQTAVLYDTQRKFDPAAVLEIAEREKVGLMTMVGDAYAGPLVDQLGRRSYDLSALFAIGTGGAATNVRHQQALLNYLPHITVINGYGSSETGNMGFGHSRHGSQTDTFTIRTGGLVLAEDYSRFLEPGEPQIGWVARTGRIPLGYFADEAATAKTFPVVGGQRVVISGDRASLEADGTLRLFGRDSLVVNTGGEKVFVEEVEEVLRAHPAVADALVVGRASERWGQEVVALVEPRDGGEPDLDALRAHCATELAGFKVPKAFIVVDRVRRLGNGKADYRWATCHAETASSARTVQ
- a CDS encoding amidohydrolase family protein, with the protein product MATLGYRAIDVDNHYYEPIDSFTRHLPKEFKRRGVQMLRDGKRTWAVIGERINQFIPNPTFDPIIEPGCLDLLFRGEIPDGVDPASLMKVDRLENHPEYQNRDARVRVMDTQNLETVFMLPTFACGVEEALKDDIEATVASVHAFNQWLDEDWGFDRPDHRIISAPIISLADPQQAVQEVEFVLGRGARMVLVRPAPVPGRVKPRSLGDPVHDPVWARLAEAGVPVGFHLSDSGYLAINALWGGKATFEGFGKKDPLDQVLLDDRAIHDTMASMIVHQVFTRHPTLKVASIENGSYFVYRLIKRLKKAANTAPYHFKADPVEQLKNNVWIAPYYEDDVKLLAETIGVEKILFGSDWPHGEGLADPMAFTADIPQFPEFSAEDTRKVMRDNALDLLGGAGPGATVNTATGHAEPASPDSHSRRASV
- a CDS encoding CaiB/BaiF CoA transferase family protein; this translates as MEGIRVLEVAQFTFVPAAGAILADWGADVIKVEHPARGDTQRGFLNMGGIQINPDRHPLMEHPNRGKRSVGVDVSTPGGQDVLYELAKVSDVFLTNYLPAQRQKNKFDVEHIRAANPDIVYARGSAYGDKGPERHTGGYDGTAFWTRSGVGYALTPAELGGALGQGIPAFGDSIGGMFIAGGISAALLHRERTGEAVELDVSLLSTAWWAAGASVTQGMETGEVMRTPMPGSLAPSVNPFMGNYLTSDGGTINLCIISPTGLIRDTFEHLGIPDAADDPRFSDVLPLIQNADAAAKLIADAFAGKSFDYWRQHLKTMKGQWAPFQSLLDLAEDEQAVANDMISEVEVASGGAPFKVVRGPVQFNHEPLQTTRAPQASEHTEIVLMEIGMDWDRIAELKDAGAIA
- the trxA gene encoding thioredoxin, producing the protein MTVKSLTADDFEATILANPIVLVDFWAPWCGPCRGFAPVFERSAQQHSDVVHAKVDTDTERELAATIGIRSVPTIMAFRDGILVYSQAGAMPPAVLEDLVGKVKGLDMDAVRAKIAERKAAATA
- a CDS encoding RND family transporter — encoded protein: MSTDTDSRPRFMRFVRAFAIPIILVWLLLTLALNLLVPPIESVARTHAVTMSPQDAPAMIAAKRIGATFHESDSDSIVMIVLESDKDLGDQAHAYYDGLIKKLAADTKHVQHVQNLWGDRITAAGSQSGDGKAAYVQLNVAGNQGSTLGNQSVDAVRKIVDESKPPPGLKTYVTGPAALTTDMNEAADKSMFKMMGVTGVVIMIMLFVVYRSVATVLLVLVMVGFEMGTARGVIALLGRYDLLGFSTFVVAMLSSLAIAAGTDYAIFLIGRYQEARQNGEDRESAYYSMFRGTYHVILGSGLTIAGASFCLHFARLSYFKALGIPSALGLLIVIAGALTAAPAIVAVATRFGLLDPKRMIKTRGWRRMGTATVRWPGPIFVASLLIALVGLLIVPTMSISYNDRYYIPSNLPSNVGYNAAEKHFSAARLNPDILMIEGDHDMRNSSDMIILDRIAKDIFRTPGIARVQSITRPLGGPIEHSSIPFQVSMQSLPIQQNLQFMKDRMADMLTMSDDLGVMIGSMQRMQGLMKQMSGTTHHMVGDMGAMKATLDEMRDHLADFDDFARPFRSYLYWEEHCFNIPACWAAKSVFEAIDGVDKFSADMTTLIGDMTNIDALLPRMLAEFPPIIAVAQSMQGTLLTLHSSFSGLVTQMSRMTDTASAMGQAFDSSKADDYFYLPPEAFDNPDFQRGLKLFLSPDGKAARFIITHDTDPATPKGIAAVKPELNAAHEAVKGTPLANAKFYLAGTAAVYNDIQTGSQFDLLIVGIAALTLIFVVMLVITRALVASLVIVGTVLLSLGAAFGLSVLVWQHILGLELNWIAPVFGLIILLAVGSDYNLLLVSRFQEEIGAGLRTGIIRSMGETGGVVTAAGLVFAFTMMSMAASDLSSIGQAGSTIGLGLLFDTLIVRSLMTPSIAALLGRWFWWPLKVRPRPASSMLRPFGPRRLVRSLLLGEETDVAKPVERRDPVGVGV
- a CDS encoding MmpS family transport accessory protein, whose protein sequence is MLTFIKRAWIPLVVVVAVALGGIAVQRLRGVFGSDKLFSTTGSAAETIVPFNPKTVTYEVFGPSDTRGSLSYLNKDAVPEEAKFNGLPWTYTISTTNPAVIANVVAQGDGDRIGCRITVNGDVRDEQSSTGHHAQTFCLVKAA
- a CDS encoding enoyl-CoA hydratase, with protein sequence MSAADAEDAVLYEATPTGVAIVTLNRPDRLNAWGPDMAGPFYAAVDRAEDDPTVKVIVVTGRGRAFCAGAHLGAPGSAGRVGDSLESAGGKSVADLVGERPPHFVTELRKPVIAAVNGPCVGIGLTQALMCDVRFAADGAKFGAVFARRGLIAEFGISWILPRLVGWGVALDLLLSGRTFLADEALRLGLVKEVVPPEHLMARVLEYAEDIAQYCSPTAMAVIKRQAYGDATRDVVTATADAEALMWEALPRPDVVEGIVSFLQKRPPHFPSLTDI